In Ancalomicrobiaceae bacterium S20, the following proteins share a genomic window:
- a CDS encoding outer membrane beta-barrel protein, whose translation MNRIALHLIAGAAFCGLGTAALAADYGAPMPGPGPAPIITPYAEPAGGWYLRGDVGVGATSFGAWEETSLVAPAGGVAAWNSRSMSGTTFLRGGVGYQFNSYLRGDITAEYRTGGSMHGVNYIYNGNRTFADAVNGHWSSTAVMANAYVDFGEFWGLTPFVGAGVGMAYNQLTGLQDTGVGANNLGAFGRYADGGKANFAWALHAGLGYEVNRNLKLELGYRYMNMGDAKSGVLTCYNGTGSYQNCNSYLTTKKLVSNDIHIGMRWMLNPPPPPVAQPIPVFAKN comes from the coding sequence ATGAACAGAATCGCTCTTCATCTCATCGCGGGGGCGGCGTTCTGCGGCCTCGGCACGGCCGCTCTCGCGGCGGACTACGGGGCGCCGATGCCGGGTCCGGGACCGGCGCCGATCATCACGCCCTATGCCGAGCCGGCGGGCGGGTGGTACCTGCGCGGCGACGTCGGCGTCGGCGCGACGAGCTTCGGTGCCTGGGAGGAGACCTCTCTGGTCGCCCCTGCGGGTGGCGTGGCGGCGTGGAACTCGCGCTCGATGTCGGGCACGACCTTCCTGCGCGGCGGTGTCGGCTACCAGTTCAACAGCTACCTGCGCGGCGACATCACGGCCGAGTATCGCACCGGCGGCTCGATGCACGGCGTGAACTACATCTACAACGGCAACCGCACCTTCGCCGACGCGGTGAACGGCCATTGGTCCTCGACCGCGGTCATGGCCAATGCCTATGTCGATTTCGGCGAGTTCTGGGGCCTCACCCCGTTCGTCGGCGCCGGCGTCGGCATGGCCTACAACCAGCTGACCGGCCTGCAGGATACGGGCGTCGGCGCCAACAACCTGGGTGCCTTCGGCCGGTACGCCGACGGCGGCAAGGCGAACTTCGCCTGGGCGCTGCACGCCGGTCTCGGCTACGAGGTCAACCGCAACCTCAAGCTCGAACTCGGCTATCGCTACATGAACATGGGCGATGCCAAGAGCGGCGTGCTGACCTGCTACAACGGCACCGGCAGCTACCAGAACTGCAACTCGTACCTGACGACCAAGAAGCTCGTCTCGAACGACATCCATATCGGCATGCGCTGGATGCTCAATCCGCCGCCGCCGCCGGTGGCGCAGCCGATCCCGGTCTTCGCCAAGAACTGA